The following coding sequences are from one Candidatus Binatia bacterium window:
- a CDS encoding phage holin family protein — translation MVLVQAFLSFLGRSAGKVLNAIFGWAVIALFGRTSSRQETILSGVVAMAVLWPLLLVGIAAPKVATFLLAFIPLARSVPDSVVRIVWIALALLIPTIVGLVVAAKAPPGTEREPFVKRVLRGFPLTIGLAAAFAVMFLTVPALRIVSVLRGWSDEHVPLITEGDEYREAADQIDRLIEANDLDAARAEPPWWMKTPAGILRRMGGRALRGFIPRELAHWRGASLQIALYPSDALVRGDKKRASWTHGLIAETFARGPGLQTFDPDAQELERQVHRVWRVYENEPEAHQDSRVLLARVREAGRDLGTLDVPYEQWQVVYRKIVQLARAIEGEPQLLQAAASAEGGSMNSKRVEDAAPEPRPLESASTGELLGQFFRQTSELLRKELELAKAEVNASVKSGVTMIVGFAVAALFGLLGLGLLSAAAVLGLATSMAPWMAALIVGVAMLAIAGIAAAVARSKRVKNPLERTQKTLKEDVQWAKERMA, via the coding sequence ATGGTCCTGGTGCAGGCGTTCCTCTCATTCCTCGGACGGTCGGCCGGTAAGGTCCTGAATGCGATCTTCGGCTGGGCCGTGATCGCCCTGTTCGGCCGTACCTCGTCCCGGCAGGAGACGATCCTCTCGGGGGTCGTGGCCATGGCGGTCCTCTGGCCGCTCCTTTTGGTCGGAATCGCCGCGCCCAAGGTCGCCACGTTCCTTCTGGCCTTCATCCCCCTTGCCCGGTCGGTGCCCGATTCCGTCGTGCGCATCGTCTGGATCGCTCTGGCGCTTCTGATCCCTACGATCGTGGGGCTGGTGGTGGCCGCCAAGGCTCCCCCGGGCACGGAGCGCGAGCCGTTCGTGAAGCGGGTGCTTCGCGGATTTCCGCTCACGATCGGCCTCGCCGCCGCGTTCGCCGTGATGTTCCTCACGGTCCCGGCGCTTCGGATCGTCTCCGTGCTGCGCGGGTGGTCGGACGAGCATGTGCCCCTCATCACCGAGGGGGACGAGTACCGGGAGGCCGCCGACCAGATCGACCGCCTGATCGAGGCGAACGATCTCGATGCCGCGCGGGCCGAGCCGCCCTGGTGGATGAAGACGCCGGCCGGGATCCTGCGACGGATGGGCGGCCGGGCGCTGCGAGGGTTCATCCCCCGGGAGCTCGCGCACTGGCGGGGAGCGTCGCTCCAGATCGCCCTCTATCCCAGCGACGCGCTCGTGCGGGGCGACAAGAAACGCGCTTCGTGGACCCACGGCCTGATCGCCGAAACGTTCGCGCGGGGGCCGGGACTCCAGACGTTCGATCCGGACGCCCAGGAGCTCGAGCGCCAGGTGCATCGCGTGTGGCGGGTCTACGAGAACGAGCCCGAGGCGCACCAGGACTCGCGCGTGCTCCTGGCGCGCGTCCGCGAGGCGGGCCGCGATCTGGGGACGCTCGACGTTCCCTACGAGCAGTGGCAGGTCGTTTATCGAAAAATCGTGCAGCTCGCCCGCGCGATCGAGGGGGAGCCGCAACTCTTGCAGGCCGCCGCATCGGCGGAGGGAGGATCCATGAATTCGAAACGTGTGGAGGACGCGGCGCCGGAACCGCGCCCGCTCGAGTCGGCGTCGACCGGCGAGCTTCTCGGGCAGTTCTTCCGGCAGACGTCGGAGCTGTTGAGGAAGGAGCTGGAGCTGGCCAAGGCGGAGGTGAACGCCAGCGTGAAATCGGGCGTAACCATGATCGTGGGATTCGCGGTCGCGGCTCTGTTCGGCCTGCTCGGACTGGGCCTCCTCTCCGCCGCGGCGGTGCTGGGGCTGGCGACCAGCATGGCGCCGTGGATGGCGGCCCTGATCGTGGGCGTCGCGATGCTGGCGATCGCCGGGATCGCCGCCGCCGTCGCGCGGTCGAAGCGCGTCAAGAATCCCCTGGAACGGACCCAGAAGACCCTGAAGGAGGACGTGCAATGGGCCAAGGAACGCATGGCGTGA
- a CDS encoding alpha/beta fold hydrolase, whose product MFRSPSWFLGVACAALVMAATPAAAGPAAPSGPGATFTAGGGATIWYEVRGGGNGRPLVMVNGGPGFDHNYVLCSDAWDTLAKKRRVVFYDQRGNGRSGALAKEQSCTLADQIADLDALREQLHAETIDLLGHSWGGYLVMAYAARHPQRVAHLLIVDSAAPKWADTEFIFKYIFPEGIDRQGVLDFADALGDSASGRQSLAEYLRMLFVSEQKRDEFMKNADRYHYSRSVNEALNADLAKYDMWPVLPTLAMPTLVLTGRYDINVAPSTAWKIHKAIPGSGWQVFEKSGHLPYFEEPEKFVRVVEDFLGAPAARAASVDH is encoded by the coding sequence ATGTTCCGCAGCCCCAGCTGGTTCCTCGGCGTCGCCTGCGCCGCCCTCGTGATGGCCGCGACCCCCGCGGCCGCCGGTCCCGCCGCGCCGTCGGGCCCGGGAGCGACCTTCACCGCCGGCGGCGGCGCCACGATCTGGTACGAAGTCCGCGGCGGCGGGAACGGCCGTCCGCTCGTCATGGTGAACGGCGGTCCCGGTTTCGATCACAACTACGTGCTCTGCTCCGACGCGTGGGACACGCTCGCGAAAAAGCGGCGCGTCGTCTTCTATGACCAGCGGGGGAACGGCCGGTCGGGCGCGTTGGCGAAAGAGCAGTCCTGCACCCTTGCCGATCAGATCGCCGATCTGGACGCGCTGCGCGAGCAGCTGCACGCCGAGACGATCGATCTCCTGGGGCACTCCTGGGGCGGGTATCTCGTCATGGCCTACGCGGCCCGGCATCCCCAACGCGTCGCGCACCTGCTCATCGTGGACTCCGCCGCTCCCAAGTGGGCCGACACGGAGTTCATCTTCAAGTACATCTTCCCGGAAGGGATCGATCGCCAGGGGGTGCTGGATTTCGCCGACGCTCTCGGCGACAGCGCCTCCGGCCGCCAGAGCCTGGCCGAATACCTCCGGATGCTCTTCGTCTCCGAGCAGAAGCGCGACGAGTTCATGAAGAACGCGGATCGCTATCACTACAGCCGGTCGGTCAACGAGGCGCTGAACGCCGACCTCGCCAAGTACGACATGTGGCCGGTGCTCCCGACCCTCGCGATGCCGACGCTGGTCCTGACGGGGCGCTACGACATCAACGTCGCCCCGAGCACGGCATGGAAGATCCACAAGGCGATCCCCGGTTCGGGCTGGCAGGTGTTCGAGAAGAGCGGACACCTGCCCTACTTCGAGGAGCCCGAGAAGTTCGTGCGCGTGGTCGAGGACTTCCTGGGCGCGCCGGCCGCACGGGCCGCCTCCGTCGATCACTGA
- a CDS encoding efflux RND transporter periplasmic adaptor subunit: MKNKRVWIAVGAVLLLVVASVVAMKSRGSKPPEVQTAKVERRKIVQKVSATGKIQPKTKVDISADVSAKIIKLPIVEGQWVNKGTFLVGLDRERYQAAVENAEAGVSSAEANAAQVKESLVRAESEYKRSKQLLDGKLESPSAFEAKQAEYQSDVARYKAALDQVAQARAALKQARVDLSKTTIFAPMAGTVSALNKEQGEIALGSQFQKDVIATVADLSAMEAQVKVDENDVMSIAVGQPADIEVDALPGQTLHGVVSEIGSSAISAAQGTTEAKTEFEIKIAITDPPKTLRPGMTASAEIITKTNASALSVPLQAVAARSVDQLAVKGQKRKDAETRYKPDHDGFVEVVFCIENGKAIAKQVKTGIQGDDLIEIVDGLKEGDQIVTGSYRAISKDLDNGAVVTINNNKKPERSQDQRGSQG; the protein is encoded by the coding sequence ATGAAGAACAAGCGCGTCTGGATCGCCGTGGGCGCCGTGCTCCTGCTGGTCGTCGCCAGCGTCGTGGCGATGAAGAGCCGCGGGAGCAAGCCGCCGGAGGTCCAAACGGCCAAGGTCGAGCGCCGGAAGATCGTCCAGAAGGTCAGCGCCACCGGCAAGATCCAGCCCAAGACCAAGGTCGACATCAGTGCCGACGTCAGCGCCAAGATCATCAAGCTACCCATCGTCGAAGGCCAGTGGGTCAACAAGGGGACGTTCCTCGTCGGGCTCGATCGCGAGCGCTACCAGGCCGCCGTCGAGAACGCCGAAGCCGGCGTGAGCTCCGCCGAGGCGAACGCGGCCCAGGTGAAGGAAAGCCTGGTGCGGGCCGAGAGCGAGTACAAGCGCTCCAAGCAGCTCCTCGACGGCAAGCTGGAGTCGCCCTCGGCCTTCGAGGCGAAGCAGGCCGAGTACCAGTCCGACGTGGCGCGCTACAAGGCAGCCCTCGACCAGGTCGCGCAGGCGCGGGCCGCGCTCAAGCAGGCTCGGGTCGACCTCTCCAAGACCACCATCTTCGCCCCCATGGCCGGAACGGTCAGCGCGCTCAACAAGGAGCAGGGGGAGATCGCGCTCGGCTCACAGTTCCAGAAGGACGTCATCGCCACGGTCGCCGACCTCTCGGCGATGGAAGCGCAGGTCAAGGTGGACGAGAACGACGTCATGTCGATCGCCGTCGGCCAGCCCGCGGACATCGAGGTGGACGCGCTGCCCGGCCAGACGCTCCACGGGGTGGTGTCCGAGATCGGAAGCAGCGCGATCTCGGCGGCCCAGGGGACGACGGAGGCCAAGACGGAGTTCGAGATCAAGATCGCGATCACCGACCCGCCCAAGACGCTTCGCCCGGGGATGACCGCGAGCGCCGAGATCATCACGAAGACCAACGCCAGCGCACTCAGCGTGCCGCTGCAGGCCGTGGCCGCCCGAAGCGTGGACCAGCTCGCGGTGAAGGGGCAGAAGCGGAAGGACGCCGAGACCCGCTACAAGCCCGATCACGACGGCTTCGTCGAGGTGGTCTTCTGCATCGAGAACGGCAAGGCGATCGCCAAGCAGGTCAAGACCGGCATCCAGGGCGACGACCTGATCGAGATCGTGGACGGGCTCAAGGAGGGGGACCAGATCGTGACGGGCAGCTATCGCGCGATCTCCAAGGACCTCGACAACGGCGCCGTCGTGACCATCAACAACAACAAGAAGCCGGAGCGGAGCCAGGACCAGCGCGGCTCGCAGGGATAA
- a CDS encoding ABC transporter ATP-binding protein → MTPADGITLSLQDIVKTYDMGAEKVRALDGVSLDVARNEYVAIMGPSGSGKSTLMNLIGCLDTPTSGRYYLEGQMVASMAENDLAEIRNRRIGFVFQTFNLIPRANIFHNVELPLVYAGVPRAERRARAEEALTKVGLGERMKHRPNELSGGQRQRVAIARALVVGPSILLADEPTGNLDSKTGDDIMAMFDELHAAGQTIIVVTHEEYIAERAHRTVRLRDGKIESDVASGSSGKGRGPAPPPRASNVEARAEVLAG, encoded by the coding sequence ATGACCCCCGCCGACGGGATCACCCTTTCGCTCCAGGACATCGTCAAGACCTACGACATGGGCGCCGAGAAGGTGCGCGCCCTGGACGGGGTGTCGCTGGACGTCGCCCGGAACGAGTACGTGGCGATCATGGGGCCCTCGGGGTCCGGGAAGTCGACCTTGATGAACCTGATCGGCTGCCTGGACACGCCGACCTCGGGGCGCTACTACCTGGAGGGGCAGATGGTCGCCTCGATGGCCGAGAACGATCTCGCCGAGATCCGGAATCGACGGATCGGGTTCGTCTTCCAGACCTTCAACCTGATTCCGCGCGCGAACATCTTCCACAACGTGGAGCTTCCGCTGGTCTACGCCGGCGTGCCGCGCGCCGAGCGGCGCGCCCGCGCCGAGGAGGCGCTGACCAAGGTCGGATTGGGCGAGCGCATGAAGCACCGCCCGAACGAGCTCTCCGGCGGGCAGCGCCAGCGCGTGGCGATCGCGCGGGCGCTGGTCGTGGGCCCCTCGATCCTCCTCGCGGACGAGCCGACCGGAAATCTCGACAGCAAGACCGGAGACGACATCATGGCCATGTTCGACGAGCTGCACGCGGCGGGCCAGACCATCATCGTGGTCACGCACGAGGAGTACATCGCCGAGCGCGCCCATCGGACCGTGCGCCTCCGCGACGGCAAGATCGAGAGCGACGTGGCGAGCGGGTCCTCCGGCAAGGGCCGCGGCCCGGCGCCGCCCCCGCGCGCGTCGAACGTCGAAGCGCGCGCCGAGGTCCTGGCGGGATGA
- a CDS encoding ABC transporter permease produces MRSNLGLGESFHIAIRAIRANKARGVLTTLGIVIGIVAVVLTMTAANGLQNKFRESFSSVGADVLYVSRMPWVIMNDFFLYRNRPNLELREAQALETSLRGRAIVNPSLSNEFDVKYRDETMEGVRIVGTTEKQMRMGGAQPQSGRFLMPFDIQYKKNVCVIGTDVAGGILKGMNPLDKEIQIGRSRFRVIGLMEKQGGSFIGGGPNFDRQIYVPITTYVRAFGGDHGHQDVMIAVKAPAQEQLGDLEYQLIGEMRSIRKLRPTQPDNFSINKMDTLVGGFNRTIGVVLLVGLIVTSISLFVGAVGVMNIMFVSVTERTREIGVRKAIGATRKSILLQFLFESSAICLMGGAIGILLAALLTAVLNATLMPASLSVPILVIAVAVSVAVGVLAGVLPAYRGARLDPIESLRYE; encoded by the coding sequence ATGAGATCGAACCTCGGCCTCGGCGAGTCGTTCCACATCGCGATCCGGGCCATCCGGGCCAACAAGGCGCGCGGCGTCCTCACCACCCTCGGCATCGTGATCGGAATCGTCGCGGTCGTGCTCACGATGACCGCGGCGAACGGGCTGCAGAACAAGTTCCGGGAGAGCTTCTCCTCGGTCGGCGCCGACGTGCTCTACGTCTCGCGCATGCCGTGGGTCATCATGAACGACTTCTTCCTCTATCGGAACCGCCCCAATCTCGAGCTCCGCGAGGCGCAGGCGCTGGAGACCAGTCTGCGCGGGCGCGCCATCGTGAACCCGTCGCTGTCGAACGAGTTCGATGTCAAGTACCGGGACGAGACCATGGAGGGGGTGCGGATCGTCGGCACCACCGAGAAGCAGATGCGCATGGGTGGCGCCCAGCCCCAATCGGGCCGTTTCCTGATGCCCTTCGACATCCAGTACAAGAAGAACGTCTGCGTCATCGGGACGGACGTGGCAGGGGGGATCCTCAAGGGCATGAATCCGCTCGACAAGGAGATCCAGATCGGTCGGAGCCGGTTCCGGGTGATCGGCTTGATGGAGAAGCAGGGTGGCAGCTTCATCGGTGGCGGGCCTAATTTCGACCGGCAGATCTACGTTCCGATCACCACGTATGTGCGCGCATTCGGCGGCGACCACGGCCACCAGGACGTGATGATCGCGGTGAAGGCGCCGGCCCAGGAGCAGCTGGGTGACCTCGAGTATCAGTTGATCGGCGAGATGCGCTCGATCCGGAAGCTCCGGCCCACCCAGCCCGACAACTTCTCGATCAACAAGATGGACACGCTGGTGGGCGGCTTCAACCGGACGATCGGGGTCGTGCTCTTGGTCGGACTCATCGTCACGAGCATCTCGCTGTTCGTCGGCGCCGTCGGCGTCATGAACATCATGTTCGTATCGGTCACCGAGCGGACGCGCGAGATCGGCGTGCGCAAGGCGATCGGCGCCACGCGCAAGAGCATCCTCCTCCAGTTCCTCTTCGAGTCCTCGGCCATCTGCCTCATGGGAGGCGCGATCGGGATCCTGCTCGCGGCGCTCCTCACCGCGGTGCTCAACGCCACCCTGATGCCGGCCTCGCTCTCCGTCCCGATCCTCGTCATCGCGGTCGCCGTGTCGGTCGCGGTCGGCGTGCTCGCGGGCGTGCTGCCGGCCTACCGGGGAGCGCGGCTCGATCCGATCGAGTCGCTCCGCTATGAATAG
- a CDS encoding ABC transporter permease, with the protein MNSRRRGPSLLHALDTLFMSMGAIVSNKLRSTLTLVGIVAGVASIIAVMTAISVVQGTMEREMSVLGAQVFQVQKWPAGGFHGAAERRKAMKRPPLTLENAAAIRDHVSSVDLVGSELWDFGFAASYHGVTTNPNLSICGGTPEYPPNNTHYVGLGRNLSPIDIKAARKVAVIGFAIAKKLYPFTDPIGKEIRVDGRKYEVIGVFDEKKSAFGGNFDNYVLIPVTTFVNTYGLIGRDGFARSVNITVRAKTPELTQDAIEETRQVLRRDRGLRPGQEDNFEFFSSSSLITQFNKMSMGVKLAAFVIGIIALVVAGIGIMNIMLVAVTERTREIGIRKALGAKPASILTQFLLEAVILCNIGGVVGVLAGFGMGNLVAVFAHFDVRVPMEWAFIGILFCSAVGIGFGMLPAIRASRLNPIDALRYE; encoded by the coding sequence ATGAATAGCCGCCGGCGGGGCCCCTCCTTGCTGCACGCGCTCGATACGCTGTTCATGTCGATGGGGGCCATCGTCAGCAACAAGCTCCGCTCGACGCTGACCCTGGTCGGCATCGTCGCGGGCGTCGCGTCGATCATCGCGGTGATGACCGCGATCTCGGTGGTGCAGGGGACCATGGAGCGCGAGATGAGCGTGCTGGGGGCCCAGGTCTTCCAGGTTCAGAAGTGGCCCGCCGGCGGCTTCCACGGCGCCGCCGAGCGCCGCAAGGCGATGAAGCGCCCGCCGCTCACGCTGGAGAACGCCGCCGCCATCCGGGACCACGTCTCGAGCGTCGACCTGGTCGGCTCGGAGCTCTGGGACTTCGGCTTCGCGGCCTCGTACCATGGGGTCACGACCAACCCCAACCTCTCCATCTGCGGCGGCACGCCCGAGTACCCGCCCAACAACACGCACTACGTGGGCCTGGGGCGGAACCTGTCGCCCATCGACATCAAGGCGGCGCGCAAGGTCGCGGTGATCGGCTTCGCCATCGCGAAGAAGCTCTATCCCTTCACCGATCCGATCGGCAAGGAGATCCGCGTCGACGGCCGGAAGTACGAGGTGATCGGCGTCTTCGACGAGAAGAAGTCGGCTTTCGGCGGAAACTTCGACAACTACGTCCTGATTCCGGTCACGACCTTCGTGAACACGTACGGCCTGATCGGGCGCGACGGCTTCGCCCGGTCGGTGAACATCACCGTCCGGGCCAAGACGCCCGAGCTGACCCAGGACGCGATCGAGGAGACGCGCCAGGTGCTGCGGCGCGACCGGGGGTTGAGGCCGGGGCAGGAGGACAACTTCGAGTTCTTCAGCAGCTCCAGCCTCATCACCCAGTTCAACAAGATGAGCATGGGGGTGAAGCTCGCGGCGTTCGTGATCGGCATCATCGCGCTGGTCGTGGCCGGCATCGGCATCATGAACATCATGCTCGTGGCGGTGACCGAACGGACCCGCGAGATCGGGATCCGGAAGGCGCTGGGCGCCAAGCCCGCGAGCATCCTCACGCAATTCCTCCTGGAAGCGGTGATCCTCTGCAATATCGGGGGCGTGGTCGGCGTGCTCGCCGGATTCGGGATGGGGAACCTCGTCGCGGTCTTCGCCCACTTCGACGTGCGCGTTCCGATGGAATGGGCGTTCATCGGAATTCTATTCTGCTCCGCCGTGGGGATCGGCTTCGGCATGCTCCCCGCGATCCGCGCCTCGCGGCTCAACCCGATCGACGCCCTTCGGTACGAGTAG
- a CDS encoding M13 family metallopeptidase — MRGLRLLPLLLAAAFPLARPLPLLAAPDVPPWGLNLEYLDRSGNPGDDFYVYANGGWLKAAAIPPDRPSSGAGLEMSLRNEDRMKAIIADLHARPTLTDEERKLRDLYDAFVDRKGIDAAGMNPSAGDLARIAHADTPEAIVALMSDPSLRLGGPFSMRIDADDKNPNAYVVFVGQSGLGMPDRDYYLRDDKEIVATREAYRKYLARMLALAGLDAAPARVDAIFAAEHDIAAASWPAADRRDADRTYNPMAIPELAKLAPGFPWSAWFQAAGIPARAPAGDRRLVVAEKSAFPPIAQVFAATPVAVWRDYLTVRYLHAFAAYLPQAVDDADFDFYGTALGGRTKQLDRETRGARLLDTRMGEALGKLYVAKYFPPEAKAKIQALVKNLLAAYTEDLKTLPWLTEPTREKAMEKVRKFTVKVGYPDQWRDYSSLAVDRGDLVGSVKNAIRFAWNRDVKRIDGPVDKTEWGMTPPTVNAYNNSTANEIVFPAGILQAPQFDPQADDAVNYGAIGAVIGHEISHGFDDQGSKYDASGVLRSWWTEEDRKRFDAQTSALAAQYDQYEGLPGLHVNGKLTLGENIADLAGLVIAHKAYRISLGGQEAPVRDGLTGDQRFYLGYAQSWRSKVKEGTNRQRLLSNPHSPPEFRVNGVVRNDDGWYAAFPAVTASSKYYLPPEKRVHLW; from the coding sequence ATGCGCGGACTGAGGCTCCTTCCCCTGCTCCTGGCGGCAGCGTTTCCGCTGGCCCGGCCCCTGCCGCTGCTCGCCGCCCCCGACGTGCCGCCCTGGGGGCTGAACCTCGAGTACCTGGACCGCTCCGGCAACCCGGGCGACGACTTCTACGTCTACGCCAATGGCGGCTGGCTCAAGGCGGCCGCGATTCCACCGGACCGCCCGTCGTCCGGCGCGGGGCTCGAGATGAGTCTCCGGAACGAAGACCGCATGAAGGCGATCATTGCGGACCTCCACGCGCGGCCGACCCTCACCGACGAGGAGAGGAAGCTCCGCGACCTCTACGACGCGTTCGTGGACCGGAAGGGGATCGATGCGGCCGGGATGAACCCCTCAGCCGGCGACCTCGCTCGCATTGCGCATGCGGATACGCCCGAGGCGATCGTCGCGCTGATGAGCGATCCCTCGCTCCGGCTGGGCGGGCCCTTCTCCATGCGGATCGACGCGGACGACAAGAACCCGAACGCCTACGTCGTGTTCGTCGGCCAGTCGGGGCTGGGGATGCCCGACCGCGACTACTATCTCCGGGACGACAAGGAGATCGTCGCGACGCGCGAGGCGTACAGGAAATACCTCGCCCGGATGCTTGCCCTCGCCGGCTTGGACGCCGCCCCGGCCCGGGTCGACGCGATCTTCGCGGCCGAGCACGACATCGCGGCCGCGTCCTGGCCCGCCGCCGACCGGCGCGACGCCGACCGGACCTACAATCCGATGGCCATCCCCGAGCTCGCGAAGCTCGCGCCCGGCTTTCCCTGGAGCGCCTGGTTCCAGGCGGCGGGGATCCCGGCGCGCGCACCGGCGGGAGATCGGCGCCTCGTCGTCGCCGAGAAGTCGGCGTTCCCGCCCATCGCCCAGGTGTTCGCCGCAACGCCGGTCGCGGTCTGGCGGGACTACCTGACCGTTCGCTACCTCCACGCGTTCGCGGCGTACCTCCCGCAGGCCGTGGACGACGCGGACTTCGACTTCTACGGCACCGCCCTCGGGGGCCGGACGAAGCAGCTCGACCGGGAGACGCGCGGCGCCCGCCTCCTCGACACGCGGATGGGGGAGGCGCTGGGCAAGCTCTACGTCGCGAAGTACTTTCCGCCCGAGGCCAAGGCCAAGATCCAGGCCCTCGTGAAGAACCTCCTCGCCGCCTACACGGAGGATCTCAAGACGCTCCCCTGGCTCACCGAGCCCACGCGCGAAAAGGCGATGGAGAAGGTTCGGAAGTTCACGGTCAAGGTCGGGTATCCGGACCAGTGGCGGGACTACTCGTCCCTCGCGGTCGACCGCGGAGACCTGGTCGGCAGCGTGAAAAACGCGATCCGGTTCGCGTGGAACCGCGACGTCAAGCGGATCGACGGTCCCGTGGACAAGACGGAGTGGGGCATGACGCCACCGACGGTGAACGCCTACAACAATTCGACCGCCAACGAGATCGTCTTCCCGGCGGGAATCCTCCAGGCGCCCCAGTTCGATCCCCAGGCCGACGACGCGGTGAACTACGGCGCGATCGGCGCGGTGATCGGCCACGAGATCAGCCATGGGTTCGACGATCAGGGCTCCAAGTACGATGCGTCGGGGGTGCTGCGCAGCTGGTGGACCGAGGAGGATCGCAAGCGGTTCGACGCCCAGACGAGCGCGCTCGCCGCCCAGTACGATCAGTACGAGGGTCTTCCGGGGCTGCACGTGAACGGGAAGCTCACACTGGGGGAGAACATCGCCGACCTCGCGGGACTCGTGATCGCGCATAAGGCCTACCGGATCTCTCTGGGCGGCCAGGAGGCTCCGGTGCGGGACGGACTGACCGGCGACCAGCGCTTCTACCTGGGCTACGCCCAAAGCTGGCGCTCGAAAGTGAAGGAGGGCACGAACCGGCAGCGGCTCCTCTCCAATCCCCACAGCCCGCCCGAGTTCCGCGTGAACGGCGTGGTCCGGAACGACGACGGCTGGTACGCCGCGTTCCCCGCCGTCACGGCCTCCTCGAAGTACTACCTTCCTCCCGAGAAGCGGGTCCACCTCTGGTGA
- a CDS encoding GNAT family protein, giving the protein MEPRVLLAPPRLADEAALLQMNRASVAFHKGRAFTPTTHEHYARYLAACRQPNFLGLLIKRRADGAVVGAVELSQIVLGVFRSAYLGYYLGAAYAGQGLMTEAIALTLNHAFTTMGLHRVEANIQPDNAASLALVAKLGFVREGYSRRYLKIRGRWRDHERWAILCEDWRKRRR; this is encoded by the coding sequence GTGGAGCCGCGGGTCCTCCTGGCGCCGCCGCGGCTCGCGGACGAGGCGGCGCTGCTCCAGATGAACCGCGCGAGCGTCGCGTTCCACAAGGGGCGCGCTTTCACGCCGACCACGCACGAGCACTACGCGCGCTACCTCGCCGCCTGCCGCCAGCCGAACTTTCTCGGGCTCCTCATCAAGCGGCGCGCCGACGGCGCCGTGGTGGGCGCGGTCGAGCTGAGCCAGATCGTGCTGGGCGTCTTTCGCAGCGCGTACCTCGGCTACTACCTCGGCGCGGCGTACGCGGGGCAGGGACTCATGACCGAAGCGATCGCGCTGACCTTGAACCATGCGTTCACGACGATGGGGCTGCACCGCGTGGAGGCCAACATCCAGCCGGACAACGCGGCCTCGCTCGCGCTGGTCGCGAAGCTGGGGTTCGTGCGGGAGGGCTACTCGCGCCGCTACCTCAAGATTCGCGGCCGCTGGCGCGATCACGAGCGCTGGGCGATCCTGTGCGAGGACTGGCGGAAGCGCCGGCGGTAG
- a CDS encoding type II CAAX endopeptidase family protein translates to MTEPLAPSVATPAERRLLAPVRHTVILIAILFAIAAYGVYGQHVAAQTPPPASRGSTLPLYLALLVAEWALVRYVMVGLRKGGTPFREILGRRWTGWKDVLRDVAIALAVFAIWTAGSGVVDHFTRAQTAKAVENMLPRGVAEIAVWILLSLSAGFCEEVVYRGYLQRQFHALTGSGIAAVALQAVIFGISHGYQGVRNMLFITVYGALFGALALWRRSLKPGMILHAWTDIFGGIIQKSF, encoded by the coding sequence ATGACGGAACCGCTGGCGCCGAGCGTAGCGACCCCCGCAGAACGGCGCCTGCTGGCGCCGGTCCGCCACACCGTGATCCTGATCGCGATCCTGTTCGCGATCGCGGCGTACGGCGTGTACGGGCAGCACGTGGCGGCCCAGACTCCCCCACCCGCATCCCGCGGCTCAACCTTGCCGCTCTACCTGGCGCTCCTCGTCGCCGAGTGGGCGCTCGTCCGTTACGTCATGGTGGGTCTTCGCAAGGGCGGAACGCCGTTCCGCGAGATCCTGGGGCGCCGATGGACCGGCTGGAAGGACGTGCTGCGGGACGTCGCAATCGCTCTGGCGGTGTTCGCAATCTGGACCGCGGGCTCCGGCGTCGTGGACCACTTCACCAGGGCCCAGACCGCGAAGGCCGTCGAGAACATGCTCCCCCGCGGGGTCGCCGAGATCGCGGTCTGGATTCTGCTCTCGTTGTCCGCGGGCTTCTGCGAAGAGGTGGTCTATCGCGGCTACCTGCAGCGCCAGTTCCACGCCCTGACCGGCAGCGGCATCGCCGCCGTGGCCCTCCAGGCCGTGATCTTCGGCATCTCGCACGGTTACCAGGGCGTGCGCAATATGCTCTTCATCACGGTGTACGGCGCGCTCTTCGGCGCGCTGGCTCTCTGGCGGCGGAGCCTCAAGCCCGGGATGATCCTGCACGCATGGACCGACATCTTCGGAGGAATCATCCAGAAGAGCTTCTAG